In Spirobacillus cienkowskii, a genomic segment contains:
- a CDS encoding ABC transporter substrate-binding protein yields the protein MMIFKKVYIIMAMLLITIILLIVVVYHKVVYLTTYNELFPTDETITINLSEIPQIPWDTSRALAHVIETFTASVNGSLISIEENFNENEIPQNTLLDKYTCDYNYCFATLKKNIFFHNNREVTAYDVEFSLIRQLILKNKNKFIASILDDIVGIDDLKSKKIKLKKINSIYYPTGLVKGIEVVDKYNINFKLKRTNNLFFNRISIGRLPIVPIEEFDPFYNNWLKHPIGFGKYKIESYDLNSYEFVLKKFNEQENIPRYIKFIFSNKNKGDIKILLGNLTRGNSKTDRRIVFPSIYTNGGFFFNHKTLLGANAKFREAISLALDRELIASKAHFKEIVPENQMIPIFSSIRKFRANIPIEKRNIKRAKLLLNEVPHYLWKNRVFHVHTYWANIENINSLPYIQEIISQLRDVGIYTVFYDTDINYNKFKYNDTNVLLWSGFSFPSIDPNKNFAYFRKNSFLSNESPPDNIYEKLYKEAVENSTVNSEYTKRLSEYFVDKKYFVVVLNQRMSFAYNSERIASLGEQHNGYMFYVWKLKLK from the coding sequence ATGATGATTTTTAAAAAAGTTTACATTATAATGGCAATGTTATTAATAACAATTATTTTATTGATTGTTGTTGTTTACCACAAGGTTGTATATCTAACAACTTATAATGAACTATTTCCAACAGATGAAACAATTACTATTAATTTGTCAGAAATTCCTCAAATTCCTTGGGACACATCTAGGGCTCTTGCTCATGTAATTGAAACTTTTACAGCCTCAGTTAATGGAAGTTTAATTTCAATTGAAGAAAATTTTAATGAAAATGAAATTCCACAAAATACCTTACTTGATAAATACACTTGTGATTATAATTATTGTTTTGCGACATTGAAGAAAAATATATTTTTTCATAATAATAGAGAAGTTACAGCATACGATGTTGAATTTTCTTTAATTAGACAGCTAATACTAAAAAATAAAAATAAATTTATTGCTTCAATTTTAGATGATATTGTTGGAATAGATGATTTGAAGAGCAAAAAAATTAAGTTAAAAAAAATTAATTCTATTTATTATCCAACTGGTTTGGTTAAGGGAATAGAGGTTGTTGATAAATACAATATTAATTTTAAATTAAAGCGCACTAATAATTTGTTTTTTAACAGAATTTCTATTGGAAGATTACCTATTGTACCAATAGAAGAGTTTGATCCGTTTTATAATAACTGGTTAAAGCATCCAATTGGATTTGGTAAATATAAAATAGAAAGTTATGATTTAAATAGCTATGAATTTGTATTAAAAAAATTTAATGAACAAGAAAATATACCACGTTACATTAAATTTATTTTTAGTAATAAAAATAAAGGCGATATTAAAATATTATTAGGAAATTTAACTAGAGGCAACTCCAAAACAGATCGTCGTATTGTATTTCCAAGTATTTATACTAATGGAGGTTTTTTCTTTAATCATAAAACTTTATTAGGGGCAAATGCAAAATTTAGAGAAGCGATTTCTTTGGCTCTTGATAGAGAATTAATTGCGTCAAAGGCGCATTTTAAAGAAATAGTTCCAGAAAATCAAATGATTCCTATTTTTAGTTCTATCAGAAAATTTAGAGCAAATATACCTATTGAAAAAAGAAATATTAAAAGAGCAAAACTTCTTTTAAATGAAGTACCGCATTATTTGTGGAAAAATAGGGTTTTTCATGTACATACATACTGGGCAAATATTGAAAATATCAATTCACTTCCTTATATTCAAGAAATTATTTCACAATTAAGGGACGTTGGAATTTATACAGTTTTTTATGATACGGATATTAATTATAATAAATTCAAGTATAATGACACAAATGTATTACTTTGGAGTGGTTTTTCATTTCCTTCAATTGATCCAAATAAAAATTTTGCATATTTTAGAAAAAATTCGTTTTTATCAAATGAGTCGCCTCCTGATAATATATATGAAAAATTGTATAAAGAAGCGGTTGAAAATTCAACAGTAAATAGTGAATATACTAAAAGATTATCTGAGTATTTTGTAGATAAGAAATACTTTGTTGTAGTCCTAAATCAAAGAATGTCGTTTGCTTATAATTCAGAAAGAATAGCCTCTTTAGGTGAACAGCATAATGGATATATGTTTTATGTATGGAAATTAAAGTTAAAATAG
- a CDS encoding 50S ribosomal protein L11 methyltransferase, producing the protein MEKQNNICYELGINIDENSKDLLASLLDDLGVDNFVLGSVDCDEDSAHFIDGVKQEFYDKYVKNSPVIIYSEDQHYLQSLQKSLEYLFPKANIPLNNETFYIKPIADQNWKESWKSSFKPILIGSKIAILPPWEDPAVFKQEHKIIIDPGMAFGTGQHETTRLCLELMLDLHMPKKVLDVGTGSGILAIAASQLGAQCVLANDIDPDCIRIAMENVLNNNVPYIQFTYDSIENIYDKDFDLAIANIQSKPLKMIIPAICDHISDSGKILLSGILVSEMEEFKVYLQDKHLNIENIKVMGDWCAFICNKN; encoded by the coding sequence ATGGAAAAACAAAATAATATTTGTTACGAATTGGGTATCAATATAGATGAAAATAGTAAAGATCTTCTTGCATCGCTATTGGATGATCTGGGAGTCGATAATTTTGTATTAGGCAGTGTTGATTGTGATGAAGATTCGGCACACTTTATTGATGGTGTTAAACAAGAATTTTATGACAAGTATGTTAAAAATTCACCAGTAATTATTTATAGTGAAGATCAACATTATTTGCAATCACTTCAAAAATCTTTAGAATATTTGTTTCCTAAAGCAAATATTCCGCTTAATAACGAAACATTTTACATTAAACCAATTGCAGATCAAAACTGGAAGGAAAGCTGGAAATCTTCATTTAAACCAATTCTTATTGGTTCTAAAATCGCAATTTTACCTCCATGGGAAGATCCGGCTGTTTTTAAACAAGAACATAAAATTATTATCGATCCCGGAATGGCATTTGGCACTGGCCAGCATGAAACAACTCGACTTTGTTTGGAACTTATGCTAGATTTGCATATGCCTAAAAAAGTTTTAGATGTAGGAACAGGAAGTGGTATTTTAGCAATTGCTGCTAGTCAATTGGGAGCTCAATGCGTGCTTGCTAATGATATCGATCCTGATTGTATACGTATAGCAATGGAGAATGTTTTAAATAATAATGTACCTTATATACAATTTACTTACGATTCTATTGAAAATATTTATGATAAAGACTTTGATTTGGCAATTGCTAATATTCAATCCAAACCCCTAAAAATGATAATTCCTGCAATTTGTGATCATATTTCTGATAGCGGTAAAATTTTGTTGTCAGGTATTTTAGTTTCAGAGATGGAAGAATTTAAAGTTTATTTACAAGATAAACACTTAAATATTGAAAATATTAAAGTTATGGGTGACTGGTGCGCTTTTATATGTAATAAAAATTAG
- a CDS encoding rhomboid family intramembrane serine protease has translation MHANLVHLFVNMFGLWTVGRILELIAGSKNTFLLYIIAGITGNIFSFALAPNLSVGASGSLFGILFCLYIVQKYEENVAKELNIKTVNVNVGKAILINVFINIAFGIFAPIFDWAAHLGGAIAGTLFGLGLTTKHRRNLNFILGIQKKEKFLKRIFFRYQNYFIILLLINILFLLSYFNVKKYQKIYGEGVYLASQNQTIFLKNSELYQYKDILEEQNTETKFENLLNGAYTLHSSGHFFASRILYEVLISLYKNQNYTITDDKLKEINNALNLSRNRQNLTNHYLSQISPISYITNIEEICSKPAELYLTLGYFDISGKLFECAFLLNTQNDDFAIKAVESYELSKNKKGIAEILEIVDLT, from the coding sequence ATGCATGCCAATTTAGTTCATCTTTTTGTTAATATGTTTGGTCTTTGGACTGTAGGTAGAATATTAGAGCTTATTGCTGGTTCAAAAAATACTTTTTTACTTTATATCATAGCAGGTATAACAGGAAATATTTTTAGCTTTGCACTTGCCCCTAATTTATCGGTAGGTGCTTCAGGAAGCTTATTTGGTATTTTATTTTGTTTATATATTGTTCAAAAATACGAAGAGAATGTTGCTAAAGAACTAAATATTAAAACTGTAAATGTTAATGTTGGTAAAGCAATATTAATTAATGTTTTTATTAATATTGCTTTTGGAATATTTGCACCAATTTTTGACTGGGCTGCACATCTTGGAGGGGCAATTGCTGGTACATTATTTGGATTAGGATTAACAACTAAACATAGAAGAAATTTAAACTTCATATTAGGAATTCAGAAAAAAGAAAAATTTTTAAAAAGAATTTTTTTTCGCTATCAAAATTATTTTATTATTCTTTTATTAATAAATATTTTATTTTTACTTTCTTACTTTAATGTTAAAAAATATCAAAAAATTTATGGAGAGGGCGTTTATCTTGCATCTCAAAATCAAACTATTTTTTTAAAAAACTCTGAATTATATCAGTATAAAGATATTTTAGAAGAACAAAATACAGAAACAAAATTTGAAAACCTATTAAATGGAGCATACACACTTCATAGTTCTGGACACTTTTTTGCTTCTCGAATTTTATACGAGGTTTTAATTTCATTGTATAAAAATCAAAATTATACAATTACTGATGATAAGCTTAAAGAAATTAATAATGCTTTAAATCTTTCTAGAAATAGGCAAAATTTAACAAATCATTACCTAAGTCAAATTTCACCAATTTCGTATATTACTAATATAGAAGAAATATGCTCTAAACCAGCGGAATTATATTTAACACTTGGATATTTTGATATTTCTGGAAAGCTGTTTGAATGTGCTTTTTTATTAAATACCCAAAATGATGATTTTGCAATTAAGGCAGTTGAATCCTATGAATTATCTAAAAACAAAAAAGGTATTGCAGAAATCTTAGAAATAGTAGACTTAACTTAA
- a CDS encoding HPF/RaiA family ribosome-associated protein yields the protein MSIQIAAHGFELTQALKEVCESEIKDKLYPIALSQVSTKWTLSIEREQQIAHLIWTDGAFNGNVTVKTLDMYNSIHQCAKKAVEQMKKSHAKKQNHHKGNRNIYTVSIND from the coding sequence ATGTCAATACAAATTGCTGCTCATGGCTTTGAACTTACTCAAGCTTTAAAAGAAGTTTGTGAATCCGAAATAAAAGACAAATTATATCCAATTGCATTAAGTCAAGTTTCAACAAAATGGACCTTATCAATTGAGCGTGAACAACAAATTGCACATCTTATTTGGACGGACGGAGCGTTTAATGGAAATGTTACAGTTAAAACTTTAGATATGTATAATAGTATCCATCAATGCGCTAAAAAAGCTGTAGAGCAAATGAAAAAAAGTCATGCTAAAAAACAAAATCACCATAAAGGTAATCGAAATATTTACACAGTTTCTATTAATGATTAA
- a CDS encoding universal stress protein: MSLIRKILCVTDLSSFSKNAEIVSLRLAEKLKAQLTVLSCGDFYKHDSNYFLDENIVPSQTEVPYTAEYLKFIEQKKMITLEHIESLAKKYKIKMPENINYEIRLENEVIAALDIIEESAYSFDLVVVTKQDYNFWERLLFGSPASEIREECKISTLLLPRNEQWIEWLPNGIVVASSLTEDSALAEEYGAELGQKLHGYLSIMHVVDTVNLHFDMNVSHVFPIDYIPSQIQTETIEEVKKIKNKELTKIKQKLVNDFNLTKIKTHLHIGRVGEEILHYINNDSENNLLIIGARKGNALAKFFLGSKTSALEESCLIPILIAQKSYS; encoded by the coding sequence ATGAGTTTAATTCGTAAAATCCTTTGCGTTACTGATCTCTCTTCTTTTTCTAAAAATGCTGAAATTGTGTCACTAAGATTAGCAGAAAAATTAAAAGCACAGCTAACAGTATTAAGTTGTGGAGATTTTTATAAACATGATTCAAATTATTTTTTAGATGAAAATATTGTGCCATCACAAACAGAAGTTCCTTATACAGCAGAATATTTAAAATTTATTGAGCAAAAAAAAATGATAACTCTTGAGCATATTGAGTCTCTTGCCAAAAAATACAAAATAAAAATGCCAGAAAATATCAATTATGAAATTAGGTTAGAAAATGAAGTGATTGCCGCTCTTGATATTATTGAAGAGAGTGCATATTCTTTTGATTTGGTTGTTGTTACAAAACAAGATTACAATTTTTGGGAGCGTTTATTATTTGGCTCTCCTGCGTCGGAAATACGGGAAGAATGTAAAATTTCAACATTATTATTGCCAAGGAATGAACAATGGATTGAATGGTTGCCAAACGGAATTGTTGTTGCCTCTTCTCTTACAGAAGACAGTGCGCTTGCCGAAGAGTATGGAGCAGAGCTAGGACAAAAGTTACATGGGTATCTTTCAATTATGCATGTGGTAGATACCGTAAATTTGCATTTTGATATGAATGTGTCTCATGTTTTTCCAATAGATTATATTCCATCACAAATTCAAACAGAAACAATAGAAGAGGTTAAGAAAATTAAAAATAAAGAATTAACTAAAATAAAGCAAAAATTAGTTAATGATTTCAATTTAACAAAAATAAAAACGCATCTTCATATTGGTAGAGTTGGTGAAGAAATTTTACATTATATCAATAATGATTCAGAAAATAATTTGCTAATAATTGGTGCAAGAAAAGGAAATGCTCTTGCAAAGTTTTTTTTGGGAAGCAAAACGTCTGCATTAGAAGAATCTTGTTTAATTCCAATTTTAATTGCACAAAAATCATATTCTTAA
- the rpsP gene encoding 30S ribosomal protein S16, giving the protein MSLKFRLQRHGRKGRAFYHIVVTDSRNARNGRFIEQVGYYDPTPANSIAEVKTDRMAHWYKVGCRPTNAVENILKNIKKVDLNALAKSPV; this is encoded by the coding sequence ATGTCTCTTAAATTTAGACTACAACGTCATGGTCGTAAGGGCCGTGCATTTTATCATATTGTTGTAACCGACTCTCGCAATGCGCGTAATGGCCGTTTTATTGAGCAAGTTGGCTACTACGATCCAACCCCAGCAAATTCTATTGCTGAAGTCAAAACAGACAGAATGGCACACTGGTACAAAGTTGGCTGCCGCCCAACCAATGCAGTAGAAAATATTCTTAAGAATATTAAGAAAGTAGATTTAAACGCGCTTGCAAAAAGCCCTGTTTAA
- the rpsT gene encoding 30S ribosomal protein S20 has translation MANHASSEKRARQAEVRRLRNRSNMSAMKTSVKKVLEAVQKKDFSQIDELLRNAQSTIAKTRQKGTIHKNNMARRISRLNAFVNKARNAQ, from the coding sequence ATGGCAAATCATGCATCTTCAGAAAAACGCGCACGTCAAGCAGAAGTTCGTCGTCTTCGCAATCGTTCAAATATGAGCGCAATGAAAACTTCTGTAAAAAAAGTACTTGAAGCTGTGCAAAAAAAAGATTTTTCTCAAATTGATGAGCTTTTACGCAATGCGCAATCAACCATTGCTAAAACTCGCCAAAAAGGAACTATCCACAAAAACAATATGGCGCGCCGCATTAGTCGCCTCAATGCATTTGTGAATAAGGCGCGCAACGCGCAATAA
- a CDS encoding methyl-accepting chemotaxis protein, with product MDLKTSFEIFNGKNEIFSMFDKIPLNIMYCERDFVIKYINQHSYDNLKKLEKFLPITADKIVGANIDIFHKNPLHQRKLLDDPKNLPHRAIIKVGTESLELYVQAVFDDKNNYIGALVTWYVITEKLIAENKNTQFECMLENIPINIILANLNFDIVYVNQTSLKTLTKIEKLLPCKAAEVIGKSIDIFHKDPSYQRKILSNQKNLPHRAVIKLGDEFLDLLVTGIYDSEKIYQGCMLTWDVITEKIKQEESKKQLFNATTEMVNDFATSSKEIATKAEGVAKGAQNLGATTEQMSAAIHQLTASINSIVQNTKAADTVAKAAQNDAEAGAKLIKKAIESMDLISKSSDDIIEIVKIISEISSQVNLLAFNAAIEAARAGEHGLGFSVVADEVRKLAEKSSQATKEITKLINESTKRISNGSEESKQAGNAFSKIVEGVSKSTQSISEIASATSEQLIAAKEVNTAIQHVANETEKTSIASETIANAIKDLQLKAISYQKKSLEFENKN from the coding sequence ATGGACTTAAAAACAAGTTTTGAAATTTTTAATGGTAAAAATGAAATTTTTTCGATGTTTGATAAAATACCATTAAATATTATGTATTGTGAACGTGACTTTGTGATAAAATATATTAATCAACACAGCTATGATAATTTAAAAAAACTTGAAAAATTTCTTCCCATTACTGCAGATAAAATTGTTGGAGCAAATATTGATATATTTCACAAAAACCCTTTACATCAAAGAAAATTACTGGATGATCCTAAAAACTTACCTCATAGGGCTATTATAAAAGTAGGTACAGAATCCTTAGAGCTATATGTACAAGCTGTATTTGATGATAAAAATAATTATATTGGCGCTCTAGTAACATGGTATGTTATTACAGAAAAATTAATTGCAGAAAATAAAAATACGCAGTTTGAATGCATGCTTGAAAATATTCCAATAAATATTATACTTGCAAATTTAAATTTTGATATTGTTTACGTTAACCAAACCTCACTAAAAACATTAACTAAAATCGAAAAATTATTACCTTGTAAAGCAGCAGAAGTTATTGGTAAAAGTATAGATATATTTCATAAAGATCCAAGCTATCAAAGAAAAATTCTTTCTAATCAAAAAAATCTTCCACACAGAGCAGTGATTAAATTAGGTGATGAATTTTTAGATTTATTAGTCACAGGAATTTATGATTCAGAAAAAATTTATCAAGGATGTATGCTTACTTGGGATGTTATCACTGAAAAAATCAAGCAAGAAGAATCTAAAAAGCAATTATTTAATGCAACCACAGAAATGGTCAATGACTTTGCTACTAGCTCTAAAGAAATTGCAACAAAAGCAGAAGGCGTAGCAAAAGGAGCTCAAAACCTTGGGGCTACAACAGAACAAATGAGTGCCGCAATTCATCAATTAACAGCATCGATCAACTCAATCGTACAAAATACCAAAGCAGCAGATACGGTTGCTAAAGCGGCTCAAAACGATGCCGAGGCAGGTGCAAAACTTATTAAAAAAGCAATAGAATCAATGGATCTAATTAGTAAGTCATCCGATGATATCATTGAAATCGTAAAAATTATTAGTGAAATTTCTAGCCAAGTGAATCTTTTAGCATTTAACGCCGCTATCGAAGCTGCAAGAGCGGGTGAACACGGATTAGGGTTTTCTGTAGTGGCTGATGAAGTCCGAAAACTTGCAGAAAAATCATCGCAAGCAACAAAAGAAATCACAAAGTTAATTAATGAATCGACAAAAAGAATTTCGAATGGAAGCGAAGAGTCAAAACAAGCAGGCAATGCATTCTCTAAAATTGTTGAAGGAGTTAGCAAATCAACACAATCAATTTCAGAAATTGCATCTGCGACATCAGAGCAATTGATCGCAGCAAAAGAAGTCAACACAGCAATTCAGCACGTTGCAAATGAAACAGAAAAAACATCAATT